A window of the Thermogemmatispora onikobensis genome harbors these coding sequences:
- a CDS encoding 3-hydroxyacyl-CoA dehydrogenase/enoyl-CoA hydratase family protein has product MGYQIRKAAVIGAGVMGAAIAAHLANVGIPSLLLDIVPPDAGADRNRVARTGLERALKARPAAFYSPKKARLITVGNIEDNLEEAAQADWIVEAVFERLDVKQQLYDRLEPLLGENTIVSSNTSGLPAHLLTAGRSERFRRHFLITHFFNPVRYMRLLEIVPDQQTDPALVSFMQDFATEVLGKGVVLAKDTPNFIANRIGVYGFLSTIRRALEEGYSVSEVDAILGPSMGRPKSAVFRTADLSGLDTLVHVADNIYENAPDDPEREVFRVPEVVRELVRRGWLGEKSGQGFYKRIKNPGGESTILELNLQTLEYQPQQKPRFESIGAARNIDDPAERMLTVLNGNDRAAQLARETLADSLIYAARLAPEIADSVVAVDQAMRWGFNFDLGSFEGWDILLEHPETLYRVLRSHPSFKDVSEEQAPATLSALAEKHAARLPELVRQVITQGEGRFYSGPIGQRRYFDFHSGSYQPVPQLRGSISLSVAKAQDKVIRENGSASLIDLGDGIVCVEFHTKMNAIDQDIIEMLHYVVEEGQKQYRAIVIANEAPDFSAGANLFLMLVGARNGQWEMLEQAVNSFQQVNMLLKYSPIPVVVAPTGRTLGGGCEIVMHSSHVRAHAETYIGLVEVGAGLVPGGGGVKELLLRHGARLEDQQSRSAGGPFAAPRRVFEIVAMATVATSAVEAQEYRFLRKSDSITTNRDLLLRDAKADALRLAEAREAGRWQPPQPAMLLLPGPGGRLVLEQQIDNMLLTGKITEHDAVIGRHLARIVTGGNTSPLTPLTEQQVLDLEREAFLSLCGMEKTQERMQAILMTGKPLRN; this is encoded by the coding sequence ACAACCTGGAAGAAGCAGCGCAGGCCGACTGGATCGTCGAAGCCGTCTTTGAGCGCCTCGACGTCAAGCAGCAGCTCTACGACAGACTGGAGCCGCTGCTGGGGGAGAATACCATCGTCAGCTCCAACACCTCGGGTCTGCCAGCTCACCTGCTGACCGCCGGACGCAGCGAGCGCTTCCGTCGCCACTTCCTCATCACCCACTTCTTCAACCCGGTGCGCTACATGCGCCTGCTGGAGATCGTCCCCGACCAGCAGACCGACCCGGCCCTGGTCAGCTTCATGCAGGACTTCGCCACCGAGGTGCTGGGCAAGGGCGTCGTCCTGGCCAAAGACACGCCCAACTTCATCGCCAACCGCATCGGCGTCTATGGCTTCCTGTCGACCATCCGGCGGGCCCTCGAAGAGGGCTACAGCGTCAGCGAAGTCGACGCCATTCTCGGCCCCAGCATGGGGCGACCCAAATCGGCGGTCTTCCGCACCGCCGACCTCTCCGGCCTCGACACCCTGGTCCACGTCGCCGACAACATCTACGAGAACGCCCCCGACGATCCCGAGCGCGAAGTCTTCCGCGTTCCCGAAGTCGTGCGCGAGCTGGTACGGCGCGGCTGGCTGGGTGAGAAGAGCGGTCAGGGCTTCTACAAGCGCATCAAGAACCCCGGTGGCGAATCCACCATTCTTGAGCTAAACCTGCAGACCCTTGAATACCAGCCGCAGCAGAAGCCACGCTTCGAATCCATTGGGGCCGCGCGTAACATCGACGATCCAGCCGAGCGCATGCTGACCGTGCTCAATGGCAACGATCGGGCGGCCCAACTGGCGCGCGAGACCCTGGCCGACTCGCTCATCTACGCCGCACGGCTGGCCCCAGAGATTGCCGACAGCGTCGTCGCCGTCGACCAGGCCATGCGCTGGGGCTTCAACTTCGACCTGGGCAGCTTCGAAGGCTGGGACATCCTCCTGGAGCATCCCGAAACGCTCTATCGCGTCCTGCGCTCCCATCCTTCCTTTAAAGATGTCAGCGAAGAGCAGGCGCCGGCCACGCTCAGCGCTCTCGCTGAAAAGCACGCTGCTCGTCTACCCGAGCTAGTGCGCCAGGTCATCACTCAAGGAGAAGGGCGCTTCTACAGCGGCCCCATTGGGCAGCGGCGCTACTTCGACTTCCACAGCGGCAGCTACCAGCCGGTGCCGCAACTGCGCGGCAGCATCTCCCTCAGCGTGGCCAAAGCCCAAGACAAGGTCATCCGCGAGAACGGCTCAGCCTCGCTGATCGATCTGGGCGATGGCATCGTCTGCGTCGAATTCCACACCAAGATGAACGCCATCGACCAGGACATCATCGAGATGCTGCATTACGTCGTCGAAGAGGGACAGAAGCAGTACCGGGCCATCGTCATCGCCAACGAGGCCCCGGACTTCTCGGCGGGTGCCAACCTCTTCCTCATGCTCGTCGGCGCGCGTAACGGCCAGTGGGAGATGCTGGAGCAGGCCGTCAACTCCTTCCAGCAGGTCAACATGCTCCTCAAATACAGCCCCATCCCGGTAGTGGTCGCGCCCACCGGGCGCACCCTGGGTGGTGGCTGTGAAATCGTCATGCACAGCAGCCACGTCCGCGCCCATGCCGAGACCTACATCGGCCTTGTCGAAGTCGGGGCCGGTCTCGTCCCGGGCGGAGGCGGCGTCAAAGAGCTGTTGCTGCGCCACGGGGCCCGTCTCGAAGATCAGCAGTCGCGCAGTGCTGGGGGACCATTTGCCGCCCCGCGGCGCGTCTTTGAAATTGTGGCGATGGCCACTGTCGCCACCAGCGCTGTCGAGGCGCAGGAATATCGCTTCCTGCGCAAGAGCGACAGCATCACCACCAATCGCGATCTCCTGCTGCGCGACGCCAAGGCTGACGCCTTGCGCCTGGCTGAAGCGCGCGAAGCGGGACGCTGGCAGCCACCGCAGCCGGCCATGCTGCTGCTGCCCGGACCAGGTGGGCGCCTGGTACTGGAGCAGCAGATCGACAACATGCTCCTCACGGGCAAGATCACCGAGCACGATGCCGTCATCGGGCGCCATCTGGCGCGCATCGTCACCGGTGGCAACACCTCGCCGCTGACGCCCCTGACCGAGCAGCAGGTGCTCGATCTGGAGCGTGAGGCCTTCTTGAGCCTCTGCGGCATGGAGAAGACGCAGGAGCGCATGCAAGCCATTCTCATGACTGGCAAGCCCCTGCGCAACTAA
- a CDS encoding ribonucleotide-diphosphate reductase subunit beta: MAIDISKASLKELGQLGGDAIIVGEIDEKLVNLPTYRELYQRWEKQQWSTQDIDFSADRQQWSQVEEAARPVHISGFVVFFQGEVSVTHTLIPYCAAAPKEEQRIFLTTQLVDEARHSVFFDRFFREALGFEGEDIEALLVQIRPLLRESERQILMEGLVEIGQRIQAQPEKLEHLVEGVTLYHIITEGTLALAGQRSMLNRNKRMGWYPGFQQGFNAIARDESRHVLFGVRFLRDMVQEDARYADVIRDTIQKWMPQIHDTLYLSDFQRALLSSFGEDPDELLRFGMNSLRKKLKVIGVPSDFLPAVA; the protein is encoded by the coding sequence ATGGCGATCGACATCAGCAAGGCTTCACTCAAAGAGCTTGGTCAACTGGGAGGAGACGCCATCATCGTTGGCGAGATCGATGAAAAGCTCGTCAACCTGCCGACCTATCGCGAGCTCTACCAGCGTTGGGAGAAGCAGCAATGGAGCACCCAGGACATCGACTTCAGCGCTGACCGCCAGCAATGGAGCCAGGTTGAAGAGGCGGCTCGTCCGGTGCACATCAGCGGCTTCGTCGTCTTCTTCCAGGGCGAAGTCAGCGTCACCCACACCCTCATCCCCTACTGTGCTGCGGCCCCCAAAGAAGAGCAGCGCATCTTTCTCACCACCCAGCTCGTTGACGAAGCGCGCCATTCCGTCTTCTTTGACCGTTTCTTCCGCGAAGCGTTAGGCTTTGAGGGTGAAGACATCGAGGCCCTGCTTGTCCAGATCCGTCCCCTGTTGCGCGAAAGCGAGCGGCAGATCCTCATGGAGGGCCTGGTCGAGATCGGCCAGCGCATTCAAGCCCAGCCCGAGAAGCTGGAGCACCTCGTCGAAGGCGTCACCCTCTACCACATCATCACCGAGGGCACGCTGGCCCTGGCCGGCCAGCGCAGCATGCTCAACCGCAACAAGCGCATGGGCTGGTATCCGGGTTTCCAGCAAGGGTTCAACGCCATTGCCCGCGACGAATCGCGCCACGTCCTCTTTGGCGTGCGCTTCCTGCGCGACATGGTGCAGGAGGATGCCCGGTATGCCGACGTCATCCGCGACACCATCCAGAAATGGATGCCGCAGATTCACGACACCCTCTATCTCTCGGACTTCCAGCGCGCCTTATTGAGCAGCTTTGGCGAAGACCCCGACGAACTACTCAGGTTTGGCATGAACTCGCTGCGCAAGAAGCTCAAGGTCATCGGCGTCCCCTCTGACTTCCTGCCAGCGGTCGCCTAG
- a CDS encoding ABC transporter ATP-binding protein, with protein MARVSFVHVYKRFDKVDVVRDINLEVKDQEFLVLVGPSGCGKSTCLRMIAGLEEPTAGEIYIGDMLVNGVEPKERNVAMVFQNYALYPHMNVFDNMAFSLKLRGVPRQEIKKRVQDAAEILEIAHLLNRKPKELSGGQRQRVALGRAIVRDAQVFLMDEPLSNLDAKLRVQMRAEIIKLHRRVQTTFVYVTHDQVEAMTMGDRIVVLHQGEIQQMGPPQELYDHPANMFVAGFIGSPAMNFFPGARVVDDDGGVSIVLDGFGRVQVPACYAEKAQEARGRQVIFGIRPEHLRDAALLPAGAATVSTIMAPVDVVEHLGSEVQVHMSANGTTVVARLDPRSHPVVGEPLRLHVDVDQIHLFDAETEKAYF; from the coding sequence ATGGCCCGTGTAAGCTTTGTACACGTCTACAAGCGGTTTGACAAGGTCGATGTGGTCCGCGACATCAACCTTGAGGTGAAGGACCAGGAGTTTCTGGTTCTCGTCGGCCCATCGGGGTGCGGCAAGAGTACCTGTTTGCGCATGATCGCTGGGTTAGAGGAGCCAACCGCTGGGGAGATTTACATCGGCGACATGCTGGTGAATGGCGTGGAGCCGAAAGAGCGCAATGTGGCGATGGTCTTCCAGAACTACGCCCTTTACCCTCACATGAACGTCTTTGACAATATGGCTTTCAGCCTCAAGCTCCGCGGTGTTCCCCGCCAGGAGATTAAGAAGCGGGTCCAGGACGCCGCCGAAATCCTCGAAATCGCTCATCTGCTCAATCGCAAGCCCAAGGAACTCTCCGGTGGCCAGCGGCAGCGCGTGGCGCTTGGACGTGCCATTGTGCGTGATGCGCAGGTCTTCCTGATGGATGAGCCACTGTCAAACCTGGACGCGAAGTTACGTGTGCAGATGCGGGCAGAGATCATTAAGCTGCACCGGCGGGTGCAGACGACTTTTGTCTATGTGACCCACGACCAGGTGGAGGCGATGACGATGGGGGATCGCATTGTGGTCCTGCATCAGGGGGAGATTCAGCAGATGGGGCCTCCGCAGGAGCTGTACGACCATCCTGCCAATATGTTCGTGGCCGGCTTTATCGGTTCGCCGGCGATGAACTTCTTCCCGGGTGCCCGGGTAGTGGACGACGATGGCGGGGTGAGCATCGTGCTGGATGGTTTCGGGCGGGTACAGGTGCCGGCCTGCTATGCGGAGAAGGCGCAGGAGGCCAGGGGGCGCCAGGTGATCTTTGGTATTCGCCCCGAACATTTGCGCGATGCTGCTCTGCTACCGGCAGGCGCCGCTACGGTTTCGACCATCATGGCGCCGGTCGATGTGGTGGAGCATTTGGGGAGCGAGGTCCAGGTCCATATGTCGGCCAATGGCACCACCGTGGTGGCTCGCCTCGATCCGCGCTCGCATCCGGTGGTCGGCGAGCCGCTGAGGCTGCACGTTGATGTTGATCAGATCCATCTCTTCGATGCAGAGACGGAGAAGGCCTATTTCTAG
- a CDS encoding methyltransferase domain-containing protein — MAANNPVFGNECGLPLNAVAWLEMHHRCKAAEREQMVRDLQLKAGSLVVDAGCGPGLWVPLLAQAIGPQGRIIGVDISVEALVTARRRSAGTWYAPQVEYKLAPLEQLPLAHGSVDAIFSANVSQYLPEPVKTFKMLGQYLAPGGRLIVKDIDFGTLRFHTIDPGLQARVFQARERWERIRVEHGYPFEDSWVGSKLAGYLREAGYEEIEEKTYLIQRRFPLTPDYRTYLQGIAEWFVCEGAPGLSSEDLTAWLQCFFDEEYNVFDQETFLYEETEYVVSGVWPGRRLSLEEEAQVAASAEPVRRLLSLEEARP; from the coding sequence ATGGCAGCGAATAATCCGGTCTTTGGTAACGAATGTGGGCTTCCTCTGAATGCGGTCGCCTGGTTGGAAATGCACCATCGCTGCAAAGCGGCAGAACGCGAACAGATGGTGCGCGATCTCCAGCTCAAGGCGGGAAGCCTGGTGGTTGACGCCGGCTGTGGCCCCGGCCTCTGGGTTCCTTTGCTCGCCCAGGCCATCGGCCCCCAAGGACGCATTATCGGCGTGGATATCTCGGTCGAAGCCCTGGTAACCGCCCGGCGACGCAGCGCGGGCACCTGGTACGCCCCCCAGGTCGAGTATAAGCTGGCTCCCTTAGAGCAGCTGCCTCTCGCGCATGGTTCCGTTGACGCCATCTTCAGCGCCAATGTTAGCCAGTATCTGCCTGAGCCTGTCAAGACCTTCAAGATGCTCGGTCAGTACCTCGCGCCCGGAGGCCGCCTGATCGTGAAGGACATCGATTTCGGGACACTGCGCTTCCATACGATTGATCCCGGCCTCCAGGCCCGCGTCTTCCAGGCCCGCGAGCGCTGGGAGCGCATTCGCGTCGAGCACGGCTATCCCTTCGAAGATAGTTGGGTCGGCTCAAAATTGGCCGGCTACCTCCGCGAAGCTGGCTATGAGGAGATCGAGGAAAAGACCTATCTGATCCAGCGGCGCTTTCCTCTCACACCAGACTATCGCACCTACCTGCAGGGCATCGCTGAATGGTTTGTCTGCGAGGGCGCCCCGGGCCTGAGCTCGGAAGATCTGACCGCCTGGCTCCAGTGCTTCTTCGATGAAGAATACAATGTCTTCGATCAAGAAACGTTCCTCTATGAGGAAACTGAGTATGTGGTCAGCGGCGTCTGGCCCGGTCGGCGCCTTTCTCTTGAAGAGGAGGCCCAGGTCGCAGCCTCTGCCGAGCCAGTACGACGCTTGCTTTCTCTGGAGGAGGCGCGACCTTAG